The DNA sequence tgattgaattTCTAGAAActatgcttttaatcgaataaatTGAGCAAGTATTCTCGCAAATACCAAGTTGCAAGATGACaacaagcacacatgtgaccatttcgaagatgcgtctattaggatcataaaatatctaaaagatccacgtggtggatgaataggtccacatatatcgtcTTGAAttttttctaggaattcaggagattgaaatccaatctttactggtgatggccttaaattagctttccttgagaacatgcagcacaataaaattcactagatttaagaatcttctggttctttagtgaatatccatgggagttttcaataattctctacATCATGGTTGTTTCCAGATGACCCTATCGATCAtgccaaattataaattcatttggactagtAAACTTCGGATTTACAatgacatgtgattcaattgcactaattttattataatataacccagatgaaagtgaaggtaacttttctaatataacatttttatttgaatcatgagttgtgatatataagtattcatgatttccctcattcattatttcaatatgatatccatttcgacgaaaatctttgaaactcaataagTTTCTTAGAGACTTTGTAGACAATAgggcattatttattatgaattttgtttctCCGAAAAACAAAATCATAGTTCTTTCGGAGCCTTTTATCATATtgtctgagccaataatagtattaacatattctttttTTTGGTATAAGAtgtgtaaaatatatattgtttttgAGAATGATATGCAAACTTGTACTATTTGCAAGGCAAACATCTTCACTATATGTCCttgtcattttcttcaaagacacataataataataataaaatgagtaaaagtatatgcacaataaaattattttcttgattaaaactatttttctaaaagtactgtacatagtatcttatactaaaaattttattattattattattattttagaacttgtcacatttaataattttgaaatttataaacataaatattttattaaacattatttatatatatcatacttaaaatttaaatacattgtaaataaaacttaacaagaaattttttatattatttatttacatgagtaTTTTAACAAACCcacataataaaatttttcataattGATCAAAtgactaatatttttttctagatCTTCAAAAAAATCAGATATTTCATAATGAGTGGAGTAATTTTCAACAACAtcttttgaaacaaaatttttcccctttcctttgtcatcctttttcaaaaatgtttgataaagatcaactaagtgccttggggtacgacaggtacgtgaccaatggtccTTTTCACCACAACGAAAATATTTATCCTCTGTTGGTTTATTTTGcccattatttctttttttatcccaCTTCGGGTGAGATCATTTCTTGTGAACAAAATTTTTCTTCCTtctataatttttcttgttaccaaaaccttgtcatttacctcttcttgagttatgatttgccgcatttgcttccGAAAATGGGGCAGCGCCAACTGGACGCACTTCAAGATTTCTTAAAAGCAATTCATTGTTACGCTTAGTAacgagaaggcaagaaattagttcagaatattttttaaattctttttctcgatgctgctactgcaggagcacattcaaaGTATAGAAGATCGAAAAAAATTTCTCTAACATGTCATTAGGTGTGAAAAAAGGTCTGGCAACCTACCAGGAGCCTGCAACCTGGCTTGTATTTGGCCTaacctgttataaaataggtacagGTACAGGCTCAAgctcttttaaaagccttaataTATTAATAGGTCAGGCCCAGactcactaattagccttattgGCCTATCAGGCTTGTCTGGATATGTTAAAAcagaattaaatatataaataactttttattattaacaaaattatgagatattttaaatttattatattttattataaatatttttgtatagttTAAACACTTTAAAAGATTacaaattcttataaatattaaatatgacatattacatataaatatttttatttttgtaaaaaaaattattaagccTTTTAACAGTTTTCAGGCCAGGTCAGGCTGAATAACAGGGCATGcctagtactttataaagagcCTATCGCAGGTTGCAGGTCAGGTTCAGGCCAATTAATTACATGACAGGCCAAGCCTGCTAAGAGCAAAGCCTAGCCTGTTTCCACCCCTACATGTCATTATTAGTTATCTTTCCCCCACATAATGTCATTTGTGAGGTAATTCGAAACATTGCTGAATTATATTcgtttatagatttaaaatcctgtagacgtAAGTGCGTCCACTCATATCGGGCTTGAagaagtatcactatcttttgatgattatacctttcttcaatgTTTTTTCACAAATCTACATGATTTTTTAGtgtgagatatttatttttcaatcattcgtcaaaatgacgacgaaggaagatcatggatttggttttattcttctggaatacattattttcagccttaatggtatctacAAGATTCATTGAATCAaaatggatttcagcatctagtatccatgaaaAGTAGTTGTTTTCACATATattaagagcattaaattcaagattagagagttttgacataataaaaatttattacctgagccttcctaaattttgatcagagtctcgtgttgataatgtgttgtaaaataaataaataaaaaagagaaaatagatataaaataaaaaagtgtaaATAGAAAAttctagtattaatattcaccAATACTATCATCTCACTATAATATTATAATAGaaatgattaatatatttattaatattatatatatattgtaactCAAACTCACAAAGAGATAGAGGAAAGAGAAAGAGTTTATGTAGtgtataaagagagagagaaatgctTGTTAGTGTTGTTGTCTATTGCCTCATATCATACCTATATTTATACAAGTATAAGTCCTCATTTTCAACATTTATTAAATGTAAATTCTCTAGATAAAATTCtaccataaaaaaaattgagcCACCCATGTTAATTGTTATTAACGAGCATCTACCTCATTCATTCTTATCACaacatatttaaattaaatcttttatataaaaatcctatcttattaGTTATAAGTTTAAATTTGAtacatttatattataaaatattttgagtTCTTCTACACATACAAGCTTTTTTGACAAACAAATCTAAACAAATTAGTTTTAATCTAACAAAACCCATTTATATAACATGTGCTTGAAATCACGTCATTTTTTttcgtgtttcttcttcttctccgtgTTTCTTCTCTAATGTTTGTATCCCGcatttttttcctcctcctcctccctcttcttttcctttttctttgcgtttctcctcctttttctttgcttGTTTCATCCTTTTTGTCgttctttttattgttgttgttgttgttgctacatttttttcctcttctttctattgattttgcaatattatgtattttttttgtttgattttttctcccaaaaagaattatgagaaaatgaaataagaagatgaagaagaaaaagccgtAAAAGATAAGGAGGAAGAATaatagttttgaattatgcagaacttataagaataaaaatataccaaaatttcttaacaataacacataaatttcttagtttttacaccgaaattttactacaaatacacaaaaatatttttttaatgcattttttcttctttttttctttttttcttctttcttttagttaaatgaatgtaagttcatcttttttcaagtaattttgtagcattatgtatttttttattcttattaagagagtaaaataacgTGAATTCAAAAAGACATGcataaaataataccaaaaaataCTAGAACAAAATTCTATGGTTTGTTATAAGAAATCGATGAACAAAATTTCTAATAAATGGACAAAAACAGTTGTAAATCACTCAAATATGTACAAAATAACACCAAAAGCACAATAACAATATTTTGTTATCTAGTTATAGCATAAAGAGGACAACAGTAACAAGTACACCTCAATTCACATGAAATATATTGAAAGACaaacaaaatataccaaaatacaaACTAGAATATAccactattatttttttattacatcatACAATATGAGTTCAAAAAGACATGCAACTTAATGAAACATGCATAAAATGATACTAGAAGCATTAGAATAAAATTTCATAGCTTGTTACAATAAACTGATGAATAAAATTCCTGATAAATGGACAAACACAGTTGCAAATCACTCAAATATGTACAAAATAACATCAGAACACAAAAACAATATTCTATTGTCTAGTTACAACATAATGAAGACAACAGCAATAAGTACACCTTATTTCACACAATATATACCGAAAGACAAACAACATATACCAAAACACAAACCAAAATACAtcgctattattattttattgcaTCATACAATGTGAGTTCAAAAAGACATGCATttcaataaaacataaataaaatgataCTAGACGTACTagaacaaaatttttgaaaaatggacaaAACAGTTACAAATTACTCAAATATGTACAAAATAACATCAGAAGCacaataataatattctattgTCTAGTTACAGCATAAAGAGAATAACAGCAATAAGTACACCTCAATTCACACGAAATATAGAGAAAGACATACAAAATATACCGAAACACAAACTAAAATACActgttattattttttcattacatCATACAATATGAGTTCAAAAAGACACACAACTCATTGAAGCATGcataaaatttcttctttttttctttcttttagttgaatgaatgtaggttcatcctcttccaagtaattttgcagcattatatgtttccttctttttctttgtttgattttttttattcttgttaagaaagtaaaacaagaagaaatttgagaaggtaaaacaataaaaaaagatgaataagaaaaaaaaagatgataatgatgaaaaagaagaagaagaagcagcaaaagatgaggaggaggaggaggaaaaattttgaattatgcagaacttatcaaaatacaaatacATTGAAatgtcttaataataataatacataaatgtcttagtttttacatcgaaattttgctacaaatacacaaaaatattttctttaatgttgcatttttttcttcttcttcttttccttatttctttctttcttttagttgaatgaatgtagtttcatcatttttctagtaattttgcagcattatgtgtttcttcttcttcttcttctttgtttaattttttttattcttattaatagagtaaaacaagaaaaaacttgaaaaggtaaaataagaaggaaaaaataaataagaaaaaaatgatgatgatgatgaaaaagaagaagaaacagcaaaagatgaggaggaggaagaagagttttgaattatgcagaatttatcagaataaaaatataccaaaatttcttaacaataacataaatttcttaatttttacacCAAAATTATGCTACAAACctcaattaactcagaaatgcaccaaaattacttaatgattgtgACACACAAACTCAATTTGAAAACAACACACAAAAATGTCTGAATTATCAACAAAaacatatcaaaatcaattttggattAGGCAATTCATCAATATAGTAAAAATTCTACAATAACGATAACAATAACGACGATAACGATAACGACAATACGTATAAGAAGAAGACGACAATGACTATAACAATGACGATCATGATGATGAAAATGAtagaggagaagaaattccaatgagaaaaggaggaggagaaaatggtagtgttggtgatgatgataacgaaagagaaaaataatgaaaaagaaggagaagaagaaaaagtatcAGGGGtgacgaagaagaagaataaaaagaaaaagaagaacgtgcagcaaacGTGCAAAGAACAATGTGTGCATGTGAGTGTAAATGATTTGGTTAGATTTGTTTTGTTAAAtgacttttttttaactaaaggAGCTCAACACACAAGTGGAGCAAGGGACAGAAAACTAAAAGAAACTATAAAATAAAAGTAGCCACCCAAAAACTTTGCGAGCTAAAACAATCCCCTTGTCATCTTCGGCActgccatcaacaacaaaagggatCCTCCCTCTTCCACTCCTGATAACCAATGCTAGACAAGTTGACAacttcttctacctctttgccTTTTGAAATATCCTCCTATTTCTTTCAATCCAAATGTTCCAAACTATTGCAAAGAAGGATATATACCATTTTTTGCGCTCCTCCTTTCTTCAAGTCGTGCCTGTCTAGCTTTGAAAATGGTCATTCAAAGTACCTGGGATGCACCAATTCCTGTCAAGAAGAGATAACCAAACGCACCACGCCAAGAAAACTCACATGCAAGGAATAAGTGATGGACATTTTCGACATTCGTATTACATAGGGCGCACATATTATCCTCATTATTAACTATCCCAAGCCGACACAATCTTTCTTTTGTATTCACCCTCCCTACTAAGGCAAACCAAACAAGCAGCTCCACCCTTGGAGGAACTAATCCTTTCCAGATGGTCTTGGTGAAACTATAACTGGTTACGTCCTTCGGAAGCGTTTCCTCCTGCaatacctgcacaaatgagttagtgaAAAATACACCTTGTCTATCAAACTTTCACACCACTCTATCCTCTCTGTCAGCTGCTAATTTAACTAGTCTCAAAGTGTCATGTAATTGATTCACAATTTTCAATTCCCAATGAAATAACTCACGCTTCCATTGGAAATTCcatatccactctaacccatcccagaacccacaatcccctatgacATATCCTTTTTTGTTTGAAACCGAGAAGAGTCTTGAAAACCTATCCTTTAGAGTACCATAATATAGCCCGACATCCTCCCAGAATCTAGTTCTTCGACCATCACCAACCTCCATAGTCAACCCTGTTATCATCTTATCTCTTACACGCTGCTCCTTTATCTGTAACTGACAGATATCCTTCCATGGACCCCTCTAGTCGGTAGTTTCTGAGTGGAGATTAGCTCATCGGGGTTGAGTTTATTACACGAACATACTACTTTTTTCCACAACGGACAATCCTCCTTGGaaaacctccaccaccacttgaaTAACAGTGTTGTATTACGAATCATCGCATCGCCAACTCCTAGACCCCCTAGCTTTTTTGGGGCCTGAACCAACTCCCATTTAACCAAAGCCATACCGTTCCTACCATTCTCCTTACTCCATAAGAATCTCTTTTGTAATGATATCAACTTTTCAGCAACAGCCTTCGACATCTTATATAAGCTTAAGTAATATACCGGTAAGCTATTTAGAACAGCTTTGATGAGCATCAATTTTCCCGCTTTGTTAAGCACCTTAGACTTCCATAAGTTGAGCTTCTCCTCCACTTTGTCTATAATTGGCTTCCAAGTCTTGACCAACCTCGGGTTAGCTCCTAGAGGAATTTCAAGATATCTGACCAGAAGAGTAGCTTCCTTGTATCCTAACAAGCTGCACATACTTTGCACCCACTGTGGATCACAATTGATTGGGATAAaactagattttttaaaattgatgcttAACCCCaacatcaactcaaagcagcgtAGGAACTTCTTATAGTTCTTGATAGTCTTCTCCTCTAGGGGGCAAAATAATATAGTGTTGTCTGCAAACTGAAGATGTGACAATTATATACTGTCTCTTCCAACCAACAATGGGGATATACGTTCGTTTCTAATAGCCTCACCTACCATTTTATGTAGAACATCAACGAcaagaataaataagaagggagaAAATGGATCACCTTGTCTCAAGCCTCTTTCCATCTTGAATAGTTTCGTGGGTGAACCGTTTACCAAAATCGACATAGAAGCTGTGCCGACACACTCCATCACCCACTCTCGCCATTTACGCCCAAACTCCATCTTCTGTAAGACAATGTCCACAAAGTTTCACTTGACTCTATTATATGCCTTCTGAAAATTcagtttgattattttgtatgtagtaattaattgaaatattttATACGGTAATTCAACCGTGTTCGTTCTTTTGATTTATTATTCACaatgttaatataaaaaaatttatttttattgatataacatATAAAACtaataagagaaaataataaataggtGTTTGACTTTTTAtcttaaagataaataaattctcaactaattaaaaatattattcattttCTAAAACGCGAAATAATTAAATCTATGTGAATGACCTACTTGTCcttatatatattttagaaagaaaaatttaaataaaaatagattttctcaatttttttaattgattgagTAAAATATAATGTctaattctttaatattttttctcttatttaatttcactaataaaatatataataaaaaaaatatattttactttttaaataaaaaaatgaaaaaattcaatcttaaatttaaatatctcgcattctaaaaaattattttttattagttaatcaAGAATTTATATGTGTTTGGAATTATAAAATTACAGACATATTTATGTATTTCTCAATTGGTAATTACCAATTAGTAATACTATAAATTTGAGTTGTTAAGCCATTGGTATCTTTCCCAAGTCAAGCAGTAACCACTagtatgaaagaaagaaagaagaaagtagaTAAACATAAGAGAGAAGACGGAGCAGTAACAGTAGTAACTAGTAAGAGTGAGTGAGTCACCCAGCGAGtcccaccaacaccaacaccactcCCTCACTTCCAAATTCTAAACCAAGTCATCAATCAATCATCATCTCTTCCTTATCCATCGATAACTCCAAAGCCACTCTCACCAGAAAACCAGGCCTCCATATCCACATCTGCATGCTCCCTCAATTGCCACAAACACCATAGCCAATGGGAACCGGTGCCTCCAAGGAAGGCGAAGAAGGAGGAGCGAACAAGCCAGACGGCCAAGATGATACACCCGATGGCCAAGGACACGCCTCCGCTCATCACGACGGAGGCCAGCTCTACGTCTCACTTAAGATGGACAAGAACCACACCCTTACCGCCGACCTCGTTCCTCACGTGTTCGGCTCGGTTCCTCTCATCGGCTCTTGGGACCCTTCCAAGGCACTTTCCATGGAACGAGAATCTGTTTCAATGTGGGAGCTCAGCTTTGTTGTTCCACCTAATCACGGTTACCTACCTTCCTcctcttaattttttattattattatttttcttttttgaaaataagtTTAGGTAGGTAGGTTAGTTAGTTGGTGGTTTCTTCTTTTCTAGGGAGAAATTATTCCTGTACTCTTTTTTTTCTCGTAAATCGAGCCCACCCTAGCTGGCTCACTCTTATCCAATTTTAGATGAACAGAAAACATGTTTGattgttttcaatattttttctttttattttttataaaattccagaaaataaaataagtctTTATTTTCCACTATAGTAGGACTAGTTCGATGTTGCATAATTATGTGAGGACTCATTCGTGGTAAAATGTTTGGAGGACTTATTATAAGATGAACTCTTGATCAGAGCAAAAGCATTATTGGTTTTACTATGGGCAGAGAGTTTGATATGTGAATGTGTTGCAATTTTGGAAATTGTGTTGTTGGAAGAGGATGGTTGGTGTTAGTTTATGAACCTGATGTTTTGACTCTGGTTTTTGTTTGGGATTTCTAGAAACTTTGGACTTCAAGTTCTTGTTGAAGCCTAAGTACAGCAATGCGCCTTGTTTTGTTGAGGAGGGTCCAAGCCGCCAACTCATTGGGGGAGCGCTGAAAGAGGACGCCAAGCTTGCTTTGTTCAGGCTTGAAAATGATGAAGTTCTTGAGTATAAAGTATTTGTAAAAGCAGACAGGGTCTCTCCTTTTGACCTTGCAGCTAGCTGGAGGGCTTACCAGGAGAATTTTCGTCCGTCGTCTGTACGTTGGATGCCTGATGTCAGCATAAATTCGGCACCTCAGCCAGGTGGTGAGGTTAGACGTCAACTTCTGGTTttgtttatgtatttttaaccCTTGGAATACTTGGTCAGTGACATTAAAATAGAAGcacctttatttttaatttgtagttTCTACTGCTGTGTTATCTGAAGAACAAAGTGTTAATTTGCCCCCAATCCTGAAGATATTGAATTAGGTGAACATGTTTTGCTTTGGACGTTGTACTAACTTACACTCTATCTATCATTGGATGGAGTCTAAAGTGAGGATGGAATCCTATCCAATGATGGGTGCGATACAAGTCGCCATGGTTTCCAATGTAAAATATGTAACGCTGATGTTAGGTATTTAGATGTTGTCTTATATTTCTAAACACACCTTGGTCTAGTAAATAAATGTCAACTGTTGGTGCAAATAGAATGGTCGTTTTGATAGTGCATTTAAATTTCCCTTTAGTTCTTCTGATAGGCGATCTTGAAATCCAAAGCACTATTGTTGCTTCATATACTTCAACAGTTgaaaaaacatataaatatttaggatatcatatttaaattggTTGCTATCATATGtgtctctcttcttttcttctcttatttcaCCCTGTGGCTTGGATCTCTATGAAGTAAAGGTTGCCTTGTTGTCTTATGATTACTAAATATTTTAAGCTTGCTTTACTTTTTACTCTCCAGAATTGCTCTTCGGCCGGTTTGGACCTTGATCTTGAGCATTATGTTGTTCCAGCACCCTCAACTTCGGCAAATTCAGCCTTTGTATATGCAGCTAACATGACAGAGAC is a window from the Arachis hypogaea cultivar Tifrunner chromosome 1, arahy.Tifrunner.gnm2.J5K5, whole genome shotgun sequence genome containing:
- the LOC140178338 gene encoding uncharacterized protein, whose translation is MEVGDGRRTRFWEDVGLYYGTLKDRFSRLFSVSNKKGYVIGDCGFWDGLEWIWNFQWKRELFHWELKIVNQLHDTLRLVKLAADREDRVVLQEETLPKDVTSYSFTKTIWKGLVPPRVELLVWFALVGRVNTKERLCRLGIVNNEDNMCALCNTNVENVHHLFLACEFSWRGAFGYLFLTGIGASQEDISKGKEVEEVVNLSSIGYQEWKREDPFCC